In Salinisphaera sp. T31B1, the following are encoded in one genomic region:
- a CDS encoding ParB/RepB/Spo0J family partition protein encodes MPDPATPTSADHPRVITLDIDLIRPGTTQARTDFDARALDELAASIAESGVISPVVVSGDTESGYRLLAGERRWRAAQRAGLTCLPAIIRNDLSEDEAVVLGLIENLQRESLGVMDTAQGLARLCERFGLTHDSVAQRIGKSRVYVTNYLRLRQLAPPVQQLIADGALQLGHAKILAGLPAVRQIALARKSVARQLSVRALERAARREDPPPAPAPATDHGMTELETRLGEHVGNAVRIIYEPDRRRGELRISFHDLDEFDGLLERLGYRPD; translated from the coding sequence ATGCCTGACCCAGCGACCCCGACGAGCGCCGATCACCCCCGGGTGATCACCCTCGATATCGACCTGATCCGACCGGGCACGACCCAGGCACGGACCGATTTCGATGCCCGCGCGCTGGACGAACTGGCCGCCTCCATCGCCGAGTCCGGGGTGATCTCGCCGGTGGTGGTCAGCGGCGATACCGAAAGCGGCTATCGTCTGCTGGCCGGCGAGCGGCGTTGGCGCGCCGCGCAACGTGCCGGGCTGACGTGCCTGCCGGCGATCATCCGCAACGACCTCTCCGAGGACGAGGCGGTGGTATTGGGCCTGATCGAGAATCTCCAGCGCGAATCGCTGGGCGTGATGGACACCGCCCAGGGGCTGGCGCGACTATGCGAACGCTTCGGCCTCACCCACGATAGCGTAGCCCAGCGTATCGGCAAGTCACGCGTGTACGTGACCAACTACCTGCGGCTGCGGCAACTGGCGCCGCCGGTACAGCAGCTCATTGCAGACGGTGCGCTGCAGCTGGGGCATGCCAAGATCCTGGCCGGACTGCCCGCTGTGCGACAGATCGCCCTGGCGCGCAAAAGCGTTGCACGTCAACTGAGCGTGCGCGCACTGGAACGAGCCGCCCGGCGGGAAGACCCACCGCCGGCGCCAGCGCCGGCGACCGATCACGGCATGACGGAGCTGGAGACACGACTGGGCGAGCACGTCGGCAATGCCGTGCGCATCATCTACGAACCGGATCGCCGCCGCGGCGAGCTGCGAATCTCCTTCCACGACCTCGATGAATTCGACGGCCTGCTGGAACGACTGGGTTACCGCCCGGATTAG
- the sppA gene encoding signal peptide peptidase SppA, translating into MNDRRRPRRIVYDGLGLGAVLALSLCLLGGCVTVQPFGGRDNTLHETTLDGEGQAKVLWLPISGFISDTPSSGAFGLVQRPSTLAMVDRALDKAADDDTVKAVVLRINSPGGTVSAADEIYARVMRYHEQTGVPVVASLAGVATSGGYYVAMAADQVIAQPTTITGSIGVLILGVNAAGLMDKLGLTDQTVTSAEHKDIMSPLRPPQADEHAIVQSVVDSLYRRFVDVVRTARPDLDTDQLEMITDGRIFAAEDARRLGLVDRIGHLHDVIALARSRAGDDDARIVRYYQGNSAPATLVADSRVGDGRLAVSAAGIPIDMSTATEATPEPLYLWQPGLAR; encoded by the coding sequence GTGAACGATCGCCGTCGCCCCCGGCGTATCGTGTACGACGGGCTCGGACTCGGCGCTGTTCTGGCGCTGAGCCTGTGTCTGCTGGGCGGCTGTGTCACCGTCCAGCCCTTCGGTGGTCGCGACAACACGCTCCACGAGACCACGCTGGACGGCGAAGGCCAGGCCAAGGTGCTGTGGTTGCCTATCTCGGGGTTCATATCCGACACCCCCTCAAGCGGCGCGTTCGGCCTGGTACAACGGCCCTCGACGCTGGCCATGGTGGATCGCGCGCTCGACAAGGCCGCCGACGACGACACGGTCAAGGCCGTGGTCCTGCGTATCAACAGCCCGGGCGGCACGGTGTCCGCCGCCGACGAAATCTACGCGCGGGTGATGCGCTACCACGAACAGACCGGCGTACCGGTGGTCGCCAGCCTGGCCGGCGTGGCCACCTCGGGCGGCTACTATGTCGCCATGGCCGCCGATCAGGTCATCGCCCAGCCGACCACCATCACCGGCTCCATCGGGGTACTGATTCTGGGCGTCAACGCAGCCGGGCTCATGGACAAGCTCGGCCTGACCGACCAGACCGTCACCTCGGCCGAACACAAGGACATCATGTCGCCGCTGCGGCCACCGCAGGCCGACGAACACGCGATCGTCCAGTCGGTGGTGGACTCGCTCTACCGGCGATTCGTCGACGTCGTGCGCACGGCGCGCCCGGATCTGGATACCGACCAGCTCGAGATGATCACCGACGGACGGATCTTCGCCGCCGAGGATGCACGCCGCCTGGGCCTGGTCGATCGGATCGGTCATCTGCACGACGTCATCGCCCTGGCCCGATCACGCGCGGGCGACGACGATGCGCGGATCGTGCGGTACTACCAGGGCAACAGTGCGCCGGCGACACTGGTAGCCGACAGTCGGGTGGGCGACGGGCGCCTGGCGGTCAGCGCTGCTGGCATTCCGATCGATATGAGCACCGCCACCGAGGCCACCCCCGAGCCGCTCTATCTCTGGCAGCCGGGCCTGGCGCGCTAA
- a CDS encoding VacJ family lipoprotein: MKRFSFPLAHVASLLGVMVLAGCVHSPPSDPWDPIEPVNRAVYKFNDTADRYVLQPVARGYDKVTPDRVQKSIGNFFANAHQPVSIVNSALQLKFGSFNESLGRFMVNTTAGVGGLFDVATALGIPDPDEDLGQTLGYWGLGQGPYLVLPFLGPSSGRDFTGSLGDQFAYPINYLDEFHEIDQNYPWVPYALRGLELLNLRASLLGFEDTLNQQFDPYAFLRGYYLENRLKDVYDGNVPPERLYGDETGDDAGDNP, encoded by the coding sequence ATGAAGCGTTTTTCCTTTCCGCTGGCGCATGTGGCCAGCCTGCTCGGTGTGATGGTTCTGGCCGGCTGTGTTCACAGCCCGCCGTCGGACCCGTGGGATCCGATCGAACCGGTCAATCGGGCGGTCTACAAGTTCAACGACACGGCCGATCGATATGTGCTGCAGCCGGTGGCACGGGGCTACGACAAGGTCACTCCGGACCGTGTGCAGAAGAGCATCGGCAACTTCTTCGCCAATGCGCATCAGCCGGTGAGCATCGTCAACAGCGCCCTGCAGCTCAAGTTCGGATCGTTCAACGAGTCCCTGGGCCGGTTCATGGTCAATACCACCGCCGGCGTCGGCGGTCTGTTCGACGTCGCCACGGCCCTGGGCATTCCCGATCCGGACGAAGATCTGGGCCAGACGCTGGGCTACTGGGGCCTCGGGCAGGGGCCGTATCTGGTGCTGCCGTTCCTCGGACCGAGCAGCGGTCGCGACTTCACCGGTAGCCTGGGCGACCAGTTCGCCTATCCGATCAACTATCTCGACGAATTTCACGAGATCGATCAGAACTACCCGTGGGTGCCGTATGCGCTGCGCGGTCTGGAGCTGCTGAACCTACGCGCGAGCCTGCTCGGTTTCGAGGACACGCTCAACCAGCAATTCGACCCGTATGCATTCCTGCGCGGTTACTATCTGGAGAACCGTCTCAAGGACGTCTACGACGGCAACGTGCCGCCGGAGCGGCTGTATGGCGACGAGACCGGCGACGACGCGGGCGACAACCCGTAG
- a CDS encoding cytochrome c yields the protein MGHSTMIQVIYRSVVLLALAALATVASAESEQDKPAGNDWVSQATQTCASCHGKNGVSQTANFPVLAGQYQDYLYHSLKAYRDGERENAIMGGQVQGMSDAQLKALAKYYSNQTEGPLHTPHLD from the coding sequence ATGGGGCATAGCACGATGATTCAGGTGATCTACCGCAGCGTGGTGCTGCTCGCTCTGGCCGCTCTGGCCACGGTGGCCTCTGCCGAGTCCGAACAGGACAAGCCGGCCGGCAACGACTGGGTGTCTCAGGCGACCCAGACCTGTGCCAGTTGTCATGGCAAGAACGGCGTATCCCAGACCGCCAACTTTCCGGTGCTCGCCGGTCAGTATCAGGACTATCTGTACCACAGTCTCAAGGCGTATCGGGACGGCGAGCGCGAGAACGCGATCATGGGTGGTCAGGTTCAGGGCATGAGCGATGCCCAGCTCAAGGCGCTGGCCAAGTATTACAGCAACCAGACGGAAGGCCCGCTGCACACCCCGCATCTGGATTAG
- a CDS encoding acylphosphatase, producing the protein MPETRHFTVTGRVQGVGFRAATRDRARSLGLAGWVRNRADGSVEGLARGDAQTLDALEAWLAQGPAMARVDTLVCEGIDDRPEKAVGQFEIR; encoded by the coding sequence ATGCCAGAGACCCGACACTTTACCGTTACCGGCCGCGTGCAGGGCGTGGGCTTTCGCGCGGCAACTCGGGATCGAGCACGTTCGCTCGGACTGGCCGGCTGGGTGCGTAATCGCGCCGACGGCAGCGTCGAAGGGTTGGCCCGCGGCGATGCGCAAACGCTCGATGCGCTGGAAGCCTGGCTGGCGCAGGGGCCGGCGATGGCCCGCGTGGACACGCTGGTATGCGAGGGTATCGATGACCGGCCTGAAAAGGCGGTCGGTCAGTTCGAAATCCGTTGA
- a CDS encoding NAD-dependent epimerase/dehydratase family protein, translating to MTEKQKTGAGTGPSDTASHPTPSKRKTPARRRASAGAGKKRKAAPAGIGSETRGKVMVTGAAGALAQHVIALLKENYDVVGVEFRGLQTSYPDTVDYVVDFNTRPFEDVFREHGFTAIIHLGRIRFTQSTRGRRYSANVIGTARLLRLALKYGVEQVIALSTFHVYGADARNPSLIDEEYPMRAANLMREVVDAVELENLFNIYLYKHPELNIAILRPCHIAGPGINNEISRMLAQPVAPCLLGFSPLMQFIHVEDMAEAVLRAFERNRPGVYNVAPDDYVAYQDALQLAGCRRLFLPSVPPGLARRAVRALGRYAPPDYLINFFKYAVIIDGSLFARTFDFKPQRSLTELLGHYRGDK from the coding sequence ATGACAGAAAAACAAAAAACCGGGGCCGGTACCGGCCCCTCCGATACGGCGTCCCATCCAACACCCAGCAAGCGCAAGACGCCGGCCCGGCGCCGTGCGTCGGCCGGCGCCGGGAAAAAACGCAAAGCCGCGCCCGCGGGTATCGGCAGCGAAACGCGCGGCAAGGTTATGGTCACCGGCGCGGCCGGCGCGCTCGCCCAGCATGTGATCGCGCTGCTCAAGGAAAATTACGACGTGGTGGGGGTCGAGTTCCGTGGCCTGCAGACCAGCTACCCCGATACGGTCGATTACGTGGTCGACTTCAACACGCGCCCGTTCGAGGATGTATTCCGCGAGCACGGGTTCACCGCGATCATCCATCTCGGGCGTATCCGCTTTACCCAGTCCACGCGCGGACGGCGCTATTCGGCCAACGTGATCGGGACCGCGCGTTTGCTCCGGCTGGCATTGAAATACGGTGTCGAACAGGTCATCGCGCTGTCGACCTTCCATGTCTACGGCGCGGACGCCCGCAACCCCTCGCTCATCGACGAGGAGTACCCCATGCGGGCGGCCAATCTGATGCGCGAGGTGGTCGACGCGGTCGAGCTCGAGAATCTGTTCAATATCTATCTTTACAAGCATCCCGAGCTCAACATCGCGATCCTGCGGCCCTGTCATATTGCCGGACCGGGAATAAACAACGAGATCAGCCGCATGCTCGCCCAGCCGGTCGCGCCCTGTCTGCTGGGTTTTTCGCCGCTGATGCAGTTCATCCACGTCGAGGACATGGCCGAGGCGGTACTGCGCGCGTTCGAGCGCAACCGGCCGGGCGTATATAATGTGGCACCGGATGATTACGTGGCCTATCAGGATGCGTTGCAGCTGGCCGGCTGTCGGCGACTGTTCCTGCCCTCGGTACCACCGGGGCTGGCGCGTCGGGCGGTGCGCGCGCTGGGCCGCTACGCGCCCCCGGACTATCTGATCAATTTCTTCAAGTATGCAGTGATCATCGACGGTAGCCTGTTTGCACGCACCTTCGATTTTAAACCCCAGCGTTCGCTCACCGAACTGCTTGGCCACTACCGTGGCGACAAGTAG
- a CDS encoding cytochrome c yields MMHSWRMGLMALVCSFCAAAPAFAQDQAQGDAAAGKERFYTCAGCHGIKGYANAYPTYHVPKIGGQHATYIVSALQEYRKGARKHSTMHAQASSLSDEDIQNIAAFLSQQKPD; encoded by the coding sequence ATGATGCATAGCTGGCGTATGGGCCTGATGGCGTTGGTGTGTAGCTTTTGCGCGGCTGCGCCGGCGTTCGCTCAGGACCAGGCACAGGGCGATGCCGCGGCAGGCAAGGAACGCTTCTATACCTGTGCCGGATGCCACGGTATCAAGGGGTATGCGAATGCCTATCCGACGTATCACGTGCCCAAGATCGGCGGCCAGCACGCGACCTATATCGTCTCGGCGCTTCAGGAATACCGCAAGGGCGCACGCAAGCATTCGACCATGCATGCACAGGCGTCCAGCCTGAGCGACGAGGATATCCAGAACATTGCGGCATTCCTGTCGCAGCAGAAGCCGGACTGA
- a CDS encoding lysophospholipid acyltransferase family protein, whose protein sequence is MRTRQFLKPRTVSREVDALVDALPKHNIGSQGYDPWGLNPDTAKITFTAVRWLYENYFRAQAYGLDNIPADGRLLIVGNHSGQLPMDGVMVSFAVANKAENARLPRSMIERWFPSVPFLGNWMNSVGGVIGDPKNCAKMLEREEAIVVFPEGIRGSGKPYRLRYQLQRFGHGFMHLAMEHNTPIVPVGVVGCEETMPSLVNIKPLARMLGLPYFPLAPLVPLPARVVINFGKPLRYANDARNERDVEWRVEEVKDAIRDLIDTGIAQRKSIF, encoded by the coding sequence ATGCGCACCCGGCAATTTCTCAAACCGCGAACGGTCAGCCGCGAGGTGGACGCGCTGGTCGATGCGCTGCCCAAGCACAACATCGGCAGCCAGGGCTACGATCCGTGGGGGCTGAATCCGGATACGGCCAAGATCACCTTCACGGCCGTACGCTGGCTCTACGAGAACTACTTTCGCGCCCAGGCTTACGGGCTCGATAACATTCCGGCCGATGGGCGCCTGCTCATCGTGGGCAACCATAGCGGTCAGTTGCCCATGGACGGCGTGATGGTGAGTTTCGCGGTCGCCAACAAGGCCGAGAACGCACGCCTGCCACGCTCGATGATCGAGCGCTGGTTTCCGTCGGTGCCGTTTCTCGGCAACTGGATGAACTCGGTGGGCGGGGTCATCGGCGATCCGAAGAACTGCGCGAAGATGCTCGAGCGCGAAGAGGCGATCGTGGTGTTTCCGGAGGGGATCCGTGGATCCGGCAAGCCCTATCGCCTGCGCTACCAGCTACAGCGCTTCGGGCATGGCTTCATGCATCTGGCCATGGAACACAATACGCCGATCGTGCCGGTCGGCGTGGTCGGCTGCGAAGAAACCATGCCGTCGCTGGTCAATATCAAGCCGCTGGCACGCATGCTGGGTCTGCCGTATTTCCCTCTTGCGCCGTTGGTGCCGTTGCCAGCACGGGTGGTGATCAATTTCGGCAAGCCGCTGCGCTACGCCAACGACGCCCGCAACGAGCGAGACGTGGAATGGCGGGTCGAAGAGGTCAAGGATGCGATCCGGGATCTCATCGACACCGGCATCGCCCAGCGAAAAAGCATCTTCTAG
- a CDS encoding ATP-binding protein: MNSLRARLLAATAVLLLAFIVLTGLALETAVSERADQAEHDRLQGLSYALLGSAEITEDGSFKLAPRVLPESDLTRPESGLYALVLDEKEQPVWRSPSLLGTIELDTVPAVGEWLFARVERDNTTLITLSFGFRWVTDAGKDYRYTLVVAEDASTFIKQMQRFRGVLWTLLSASALLLLVVELLILRWGLSPLRRLARNLATLQAHEKRRIEGRYPDEIQPLVSNLNTMLSNDQARLMRYRNALGDLAHSLKTPMAILRGLAEDDTLNDTQQRGLRNQLARMNDILDYQLQKAAAAGKRSLAPSLTIAPIAAKLGRALTKVYAEQRTVFEVRIDAGLKAPIDEGDLTELLGNLMDNAAKYGRGEVIVSASKRDNDLHLLVDDNGDGFGDVSPQRLLERGVRADTSREGQGLGLAMAAEIVRSYTGKIELTRNERGGGRVHVVIPAE, from the coding sequence ATGAACTCGCTGCGGGCGCGGCTGCTCGCCGCCACCGCGGTTCTCCTTCTGGCCTTTATCGTGCTGACCGGGCTCGCGCTGGAGACGGCGGTGAGCGAGCGCGCCGACCAGGCCGAGCACGACCGGCTGCAAGGCCTGAGCTATGCGCTGCTCGGCAGCGCCGAGATCACCGAAGACGGCAGCTTCAAACTGGCGCCTCGGGTGCTGCCCGAATCCGATCTGACCCGCCCCGAGTCCGGGCTCTATGCGTTGGTGCTCGATGAAAAGGAACAGCCTGTCTGGCGCTCGCCGTCGCTGCTGGGCACCATCGAACTGGACACCGTACCGGCCGTCGGTGAATGGCTGTTCGCTCGCGTCGAGCGCGACAACACCACGCTGATTACCCTGTCGTTCGGTTTCCGCTGGGTCACCGATGCCGGCAAGGACTACCGTTACACACTCGTCGTCGCCGAGGATGCAAGCACGTTCATCAAGCAGATGCAGCGCTTTCGCGGCGTGCTATGGACGCTGCTGTCGGCCTCGGCGCTGCTGCTGCTGGTCGTCGAGCTGCTGATCCTGCGCTGGGGGCTGTCGCCGTTGCGTCGTCTGGCCCGCAATCTGGCCACCCTGCAGGCACATGAAAAGCGCCGTATCGAAGGGCGCTATCCCGACGAGATTCAGCCGCTGGTCTCCAATCTCAACACCATGTTGTCCAACGACCAGGCTCGGCTGATGCGTTACCGCAACGCGCTCGGCGATCTCGCCCACAGCCTGAAGACACCGATGGCGATCCTGCGCGGTCTGGCCGAGGACGACACCCTGAACGACACCCAGCAACGGGGTCTGCGCAACCAGCTCGCACGCATGAACGATATCCTCGACTACCAGCTGCAGAAAGCCGCGGCGGCCGGCAAGCGCAGCCTGGCGCCGTCGCTGACCATTGCCCCGATCGCGGCCAAGCTGGGGCGTGCGCTGACCAAGGTCTATGCCGAGCAGCGCACCGTCTTCGAGGTACGGATCGATGCCGGGCTGAAAGCCCCGATCGATGAGGGCGACCTGACCGAGCTGCTCGGCAACCTCATGGACAATGCCGCCAAGTACGGCCGCGGCGAGGTGATCGTCAGCGCATCCAAGCGCGATAACGATCTGCACCTGCTCGTCGACGACAACGGCGACGGTTTCGGCGATGTCTCTCCCCAGCGCCTGCTCGAGCGCGGTGTCCGCGCCGACACGTCGCGCGAAGGCCAGGGGCTGGGCCTGGCGATGGCCGCCGAAATCGTGCGTTCGTATACCGGCAAGATCGAGCTGACCCGAAACGAGCGCGGCGGCGGGCGCGTCCATGTAGTGATCCCGGCCGAGTAA
- the plsB gene encoding glycerol-3-phosphate 1-O-acyltransferase PlsB, producing MQLLIRFLMLFMPLLRWPLRAWTNTHASPSDLGEIALAADKPVCYVLPVASVMDWLALEAVCAEQGLPRPYLAGNAMPRINRAVVLALPVGRARARSELHRIVSRGLHDKHFDVQLVPVSVFWGRNPVKETSLLRILFADSERTGRLRKFLIVLANGRNTLVHFGQPLDYRAFLDQNESPATLVRKLVRVLRVHFRRQRAATLGPPLSRRSQLINSLLADPDVQHSLEETARREQTSLAAARARARDYANEIAADYSNIAIGFMLRVLTWLWNRIYDGVDVRHLPRLRATTHDRREVIYLPSHRSHMDYLLVSYILYQEGLALPQIAAGVNLNFWPIGALLRRCGAFYLRRSFKGDRLYTAVFRAYVDVLIQRGQPMKFYPEGGRSRTGRLLSPKTGMLSMAVTSALGGNGAPVAIVPVYIGYDRVMEVNKYFDELRGTRPKKGESVGDLVRGSTKVLKRKYGRAFVSFGEPIDLQAYADAHLPNWRERMAGLDVDNRPKWLQTFVADLSDRVMEGINATATLNATGLASLVLLGSPQKAVAEDEMIHTLELLARLARISPYSPDASAPADTDGAALLAEAEPTMRLLRVPHAWGDVLTVESRQAVLLTYTRNNVMHLFALPSLIANFFAHFEQRNRRALLADACELYPLLASELFLRWPVDQAEAALDEAIDGMLACGLLIATDKGRLRRPEAGTHAFAALVSLSRIMREALERYAMTVMLLSHHLDTGRIIERGRFERQCQLMAERMAIVSGRNSPEFFDVRLFRNYLQTLVRIGLLTQQGNRLHIDERLRNVAEHALRLLGSDLRQSIAHLTSLPHLEDAQPATNTATTGDRD from the coding sequence ATGCAGTTGTTGATCCGTTTTCTGATGCTGTTCATGCCGCTGCTGCGCTGGCCGCTGCGTGCCTGGACGAACACGCATGCCTCGCCCTCGGATCTCGGCGAGATCGCGCTCGCGGCCGACAAGCCGGTCTGTTACGTACTGCCGGTCGCCAGCGTCATGGACTGGCTGGCGCTCGAAGCCGTCTGTGCCGAACAGGGCCTGCCGCGGCCGTATCTGGCCGGCAACGCCATGCCGCGCATCAACCGGGCCGTGGTGCTGGCGCTTCCGGTCGGGCGTGCCCGGGCGCGCTCCGAGCTGCATCGCATCGTCTCGCGCGGGCTGCACGACAAGCACTTCGATGTGCAGCTGGTGCCGGTGTCGGTGTTCTGGGGCCGCAACCCGGTCAAGGAGACATCCCTGCTGCGTATCCTGTTCGCCGACAGCGAGCGAACCGGCCGTCTGCGCAAGTTTCTGATCGTACTGGCCAACGGGCGCAACACGTTGGTGCATTTCGGCCAACCGCTGGACTATCGCGCATTTCTCGATCAGAACGAGAGCCCGGCCACGCTCGTGCGCAAGCTCGTACGCGTGCTGCGGGTGCATTTCCGGCGCCAGCGCGCGGCCACGCTCGGCCCGCCGCTGTCGCGCCGCAGCCAGCTGATCAACTCGCTGCTGGCCGACCCGGACGTCCAGCACAGCCTGGAAGAAACCGCGCGGCGGGAACAGACGAGCCTGGCGGCCGCGCGGGCCCGAGCGCGCGACTATGCCAACGAGATCGCGGCCGACTACTCGAACATCGCCATCGGATTCATGCTGCGGGTGCTGACCTGGCTATGGAACCGGATCTACGACGGCGTGGATGTGCGTCATCTGCCGCGCCTGCGGGCGACCACGCACGACCGCCGCGAAGTGATCTACCTGCCATCGCATCGCAGTCATATGGACTACCTCCTAGTGTCCTACATCCTGTATCAGGAAGGACTTGCGCTGCCCCAGATCGCCGCGGGCGTGAACCTCAATTTCTGGCCAATCGGTGCGCTGCTGCGCCGATGCGGTGCGTTCTATCTGCGTCGCAGCTTCAAGGGCGACCGGCTCTATACCGCCGTGTTCCGGGCTTATGTGGATGTGCTCATCCAGCGCGGCCAGCCCATGAAGTTCTATCCGGAAGGCGGGCGCAGCCGGACCGGGCGGCTGCTGTCGCCCAAGACCGGCATGCTGTCGATGGCAGTGACCAGCGCCCTGGGCGGCAACGGTGCGCCGGTGGCGATCGTGCCGGTCTATATCGGCTACGACCGGGTCATGGAGGTCAACAAATATTTCGACGAGCTCCGCGGCACCCGGCCCAAGAAGGGCGAATCGGTAGGCGATCTGGTGCGCGGCTCGACCAAGGTGCTCAAGCGAAAGTACGGCCGTGCTTTCGTGTCGTTCGGTGAACCCATCGATCTGCAGGCCTATGCCGATGCGCATCTGCCGAACTGGCGCGAGCGCATGGCAGGTCTGGATGTCGACAACCGGCCGAAATGGCTGCAGACGTTCGTGGCCGACCTGTCCGATCGCGTCATGGAGGGCATCAACGCCACGGCCACGCTCAATGCCACCGGCCTGGCATCACTGGTGCTGCTGGGCAGCCCGCAGAAGGCGGTGGCCGAAGACGAGATGATCCATACCCTGGAACTGCTGGCCCGGCTGGCGCGTATCAGCCCGTATTCGCCCGATGCCAGCGCACCGGCGGATACCGACGGCGCGGCCCTGCTGGCCGAGGCCGAGCCGACCATGCGGTTGCTACGCGTGCCGCACGCCTGGGGCGACGTGCTCACGGTCGAATCGCGCCAGGCGGTATTGCTCACCTACACGCGCAACAATGTGATGCACCTGTTCGCGCTGCCGTCGCTGATCGCCAATTTCTTTGCACATTTCGAACAGCGCAACCGGCGTGCGCTGCTGGCCGACGCCTGCGAGCTGTATCCGCTGCTGGCCTCGGAGCTGTTCCTGCGCTGGCCGGTCGACCAGGCTGAAGCCGCGCTCGACGAAGCCATCGACGGCATGCTGGCCTGCGGGCTGCTGATCGCCACCGACAAGGGCCGGTTGCGGCGCCCGGAGGCCGGGACCCATGCGTTCGCGGCGCTGGTGAGCCTGTCGCGCATCATGCGCGAAGCGCTGGAGCGCTATGCGATGACTGTAATGCTGCTCAGTCATCATCTGGACACCGGCCGCATCATCGAGCGCGGGCGCTTCGAGCGCCAGTGCCAGCTCATGGCTGAGCGCATGGCCATTGTCTCGGGACGCAACAGCCCCGAGTTCTTCGACGTCCGCCTGTTCCGGAACTATCTGCAGACGCTGGTTCGGATCGGGCTGCTCACCCAGCAGGGCAATCGTCTGCATATCGACGAACGGCTGCGCAACGTCGCCGAACATGCGCTGCGCCTGCTCGGCTCGGATCTGCGCCAGTCGATCGCCCATCTGACGTCTCTGCCCCATCTCGAAGACGCCCAGCCGGCGACCAATACAGCGACAACCGGCGACCGCGACTAA